A stretch of Myxococcus hansupus DNA encodes these proteins:
- a CDS encoding M1 family metallopeptidase gives MAHPTEDKNFRLSTSIRPRRYAATLTLDLDAKSFSGQQTLELDLSAPSKEIILHAIALELGEVTFRAGNTQHKPASIQPVAASETVVLRFDEALPTGAATLDIAWTGRFTEGLRGLYQAGKVAATQFEAADARRLFPCFDEPAFKARWALTVRVPQGLTVLGNGPVVKDTQEGNLRAVTFQETEVLSSYLIALVVGPLVGTDAQDVQGVPVRTWALPEKAHLTRFGQDVALAVLPKLQDYFGLPYAFTKVDQVGIPDFEAGAMENAGLITYREVALLLDPATAPLSVKKRVAEVVTHELAHQWFGNWVTMVWWDDLWLNEAFATWMAFKIVDQWRPEWRMWLDFDAHRASALHLDALKSTHPIHGEVRNAGEAGESFDAITYEKGGAVLRMIEGFLGEAPFREGIRQYMRKHARANAVKEDLWNALGEAAKQPVEELATAWVGQSGFPLVSVKLDGRSLSLSQRRFYSEPGVTSGEKWPVPVVLRYQDASGVREQRVLLRDAQATVKLEGEGEVKWLTANAASTGFYRVAYDKPGLEKLATNLKALAPSERISLLADQWALVRAGEVSVADMLDLAGRFGDEEDDSVLDELVGRLAYIEGRLVDGEDQVRFRAWVEKLLGPGLKKLGWQAAPNEADRVKLRRAALVRAVGGLARGKEALAEAKPRVARMLQGERDALEPNLLDAAVGMVARAGDAALFDAFLQKLPSEPDPATQRRYLLALTAFEDPALTERARGLLYTDTVKTQDVSQLRGGAAGQPHRPRGVVGADAHAVEGRGGPHRRRPHAAAPHRRGHGPAAHAPAPGADAGPAQGQPIPEAQQATAQTLERLSQDVALRERCTPEVSAWLKRQP, from the coding sequence ATGGCGCACCCGACCGAAGACAAGAACTTCCGCCTTTCGACCTCCATCCGTCCCCGCCGTTACGCGGCCACGCTGACCCTGGACCTGGACGCGAAGTCCTTCTCCGGCCAGCAGACGCTCGAGCTGGACCTGTCGGCGCCGTCGAAGGAAATCATCCTGCACGCCATCGCCCTGGAGCTGGGTGAGGTGACGTTCCGCGCGGGCAACACGCAGCACAAGCCCGCGTCCATCCAGCCCGTGGCGGCGAGCGAGACGGTGGTGCTCCGCTTCGACGAGGCGCTGCCCACCGGCGCCGCGACGTTGGACATCGCGTGGACGGGCCGCTTCACGGAGGGCCTGCGCGGCCTGTACCAGGCGGGCAAGGTGGCGGCCACCCAGTTCGAGGCCGCCGACGCGCGCCGCCTCTTCCCCTGCTTCGACGAGCCCGCCTTCAAGGCGCGCTGGGCCCTCACCGTGCGCGTGCCGCAGGGCCTCACCGTGCTGGGCAACGGCCCGGTGGTGAAGGACACGCAGGAGGGCAACCTGCGCGCGGTGACGTTCCAGGAGACGGAGGTGCTCAGCAGCTACCTCATCGCCCTGGTGGTGGGCCCCCTGGTGGGCACCGACGCGCAGGACGTGCAGGGCGTCCCGGTGCGCACGTGGGCGCTGCCGGAGAAGGCGCACCTGACGCGCTTTGGCCAGGACGTGGCGCTGGCGGTGCTCCCCAAGCTCCAGGACTACTTCGGGCTGCCGTATGCCTTCACCAAGGTGGACCAGGTGGGCATCCCCGACTTCGAGGCGGGCGCCATGGAGAACGCCGGCCTCATCACCTACCGCGAGGTGGCGCTGCTGCTGGACCCGGCCACCGCGCCGCTGTCGGTGAAGAAGCGCGTGGCGGAGGTGGTGACGCACGAGCTGGCGCACCAGTGGTTCGGCAACTGGGTCACCATGGTGTGGTGGGACGACCTGTGGCTGAACGAGGCCTTCGCCACATGGATGGCGTTCAAGATTGTGGACCAGTGGCGCCCGGAGTGGCGCATGTGGCTGGACTTCGACGCGCACCGCGCCAGCGCGCTGCACCTGGACGCGCTCAAGTCCACGCACCCCATCCACGGCGAGGTGCGCAACGCGGGCGAGGCCGGTGAGAGCTTCGACGCGATTACGTACGAGAAGGGCGGCGCGGTGCTGCGGATGATTGAGGGCTTCCTCGGCGAGGCCCCCTTCCGCGAGGGCATCCGGCAGTACATGCGCAAGCACGCACGCGCCAACGCGGTGAAGGAAGACTTGTGGAACGCGCTGGGCGAGGCCGCCAAGCAGCCCGTGGAGGAGCTGGCCACCGCGTGGGTGGGCCAGAGCGGCTTCCCGCTCGTCTCCGTGAAGCTGGACGGGCGCTCGCTGTCGCTGTCGCAGCGCCGCTTCTATTCCGAGCCCGGCGTGACGAGCGGCGAGAAGTGGCCGGTGCCCGTCGTACTTCGCTACCAGGACGCCAGCGGCGTGCGAGAGCAGCGCGTGCTGCTGCGCGACGCGCAGGCCACGGTGAAGCTGGAGGGCGAGGGCGAGGTGAAGTGGCTGACGGCCAACGCCGCCTCCACCGGCTTCTACCGGGTGGCCTATGACAAGCCGGGCCTGGAGAAGCTGGCCACGAACCTGAAGGCGCTGGCGCCCTCCGAGCGCATCTCCCTGCTGGCGGACCAGTGGGCGCTGGTGCGCGCGGGAGAGGTGTCGGTGGCGGACATGCTGGACCTGGCCGGCCGCTTCGGCGACGAGGAGGACGACTCCGTCCTGGACGAGCTGGTGGGACGGCTCGCGTACATCGAAGGCCGGCTGGTGGACGGCGAAGACCAGGTGCGCTTCCGCGCCTGGGTCGAGAAGCTGCTGGGCCCCGGCCTGAAGAAGCTGGGCTGGCAGGCGGCGCCGAACGAAGCGGACCGGGTGAAGCTGCGGCGCGCGGCGCTGGTGCGCGCGGTGGGTGGACTGGCGCGCGGGAAGGAAGCGCTCGCCGAGGCGAAGCCCCGCGTGGCGCGCATGCTCCAGGGCGAGCGCGACGCGCTGGAGCCCAACCTGCTGGACGCCGCGGTGGGCATGGTGGCGCGCGCGGGCGACGCGGCGCTCTTCGACGCCTTCCTCCAGAAGCTCCCGTCGGAGCCCGACCCGGCCACGCAGCGGCGTTACCTGCTGGCCCTCACCGCCTTCGAGGACCCGGCGCTCACCGAGCGCGCGCGCGGCCTGCTCTACACGGACACCGTGAAGACGCAGGACGTGTCCCAGCTTCGTGGCGGGGCTGCTGGGCAACCGCACCGGCCGCGAGGCGTGGTGGGAGCAGATGCGCACGCAGTGGAAGGACGTGGTGGCCCGCACCGGCGGCGCCCCCATGCTGCTGCGCCGCATCGTCGAGGCCATGGGCCTGCTGCGCACGCGCCAGCACCTGGAGCAGATGCAGGCCCTGCTCAAGGCCAGCCCATCCCCGAGGCCCAGCAGGCCACGGCCCAGACGCTGGAGCGGCTGTCCCAGGACGTGGCGCTGCGTGAGCGCTGCACCCCCGAGGTCTCCGCGTGGCTGAAGCGTCAGCCGTGA
- a CDS encoding Wss1p-related putative metallopeptidase has translation MTALREALATGRVEDTEQATARLSDALCERLGVVRTRLEVLEVRPSSSTGELHGMYTLERGQRPLIQLWMRTAKHARVVAFRTYLRTLLHELCHHLDFLLLELPSSFHTEGFFQRESSLFHQLVPRPARQRLSGPPRVWLKTPLT, from the coding sequence GTGACCGCGCTGCGCGAGGCGCTGGCCACGGGCCGGGTGGAGGACACGGAGCAGGCCACCGCCCGCCTGAGCGACGCGTTGTGCGAGCGGCTCGGCGTGGTGAGGACCCGGCTGGAGGTCCTGGAGGTCCGCCCGTCCTCCTCCACCGGCGAGCTGCACGGCATGTACACCCTGGAGCGAGGCCAACGTCCCCTCATCCAGCTCTGGATGCGGACGGCGAAGCACGCGCGCGTGGTGGCCTTCCGCACCTACCTGCGCACCCTGCTGCATGAGCTGTGTCACCACTTGGACTTTCTTCTGCTGGAGCTGCCGTCTTCCTTCCACACGGAAGGCTTCTTCCAGCGGGAATCCAGCCTCTTCCATCAGCTCGTGCCCCGCCCCGCCAGACAACGGCTTTCCGGGCCGCCAAGGGTGTGGCTGAAAACACCCCTGACATAA